The genomic segment aaacgtATATCATTACGCAATTGTTTGACCTATTAGTTTGTATTTGGTAGGACACAAAACCAACCTTTTTCTATAGAATGGCGCAGGATGGGCTCCACGGAGGTGGacacaaaacaaaattaatatggTTTAGGGACCAACTAGTGGTAGTCtctatttctggaaaaatgtGCGAAAATAGATTAAGATCGTTTGGATATGTGTAGAGAAAGATTTTCGCCGCCCCTATGAGgtgggtagaaagcattatagtagagggtaagaggggtagaggaagacccaggagaacttgagatatagtagagggtaagaggggTCGAgaaagacccaggagaacttgagatgagcaaataaaagttgacttacatgagttaaacctctctgagggcctgactaggaATAGGGATAGTTGGAAGTgacatatccatgttttagactactgatgtcctcttaaaTTACCTTTCGGTGTTCTTgtcatcttgcttctctcgtttcttttattattagtttttgttttcttttattttgtagttggttctacttatttattttatttttatgcattAGTTTATCTTTTCCGTGTAGCTACACctccttatctttctcgagtcgggaGACTCTTTCGGCCGCGCTCTCTTTTATGAGTATGacttgccgccgtccttcccttcTCAAAtcttgtccatagtttttctatgagcgggatatattgggtaggatgatgatgatgatgataatgatggaaGGAAGGAgagaagaagaggaggaaggAGCCCCCAAAGGAGACTTAACCCTAATTACTAAAAGTTAATGAATATTTAAGGAAACTGTCgcttaaaataaatattgtgcAGCCCAGAAGTGAAtcagccgagtcggctttctAAAATGTTGCATTACCACCGAGTCGGCTTTGGGCGCTGGAAAATTGCAGCAACTTCAAACGGTCGTTCTTGCTCGATTGTTGGAATTAGACATATAATATGCCGTTGGAACGCTCTTGAAATTTAGTTTCCAATGCCGCAAATCTTGCATTAATGCAATCTTCCTATCAAGAGTTATGACTAAAAAAgtagacatgtatcaaatttcaccttaaaACTTTTGCCTTACAAACACACTttactcttttgctcattttcttagTAGAACATCTTCACCCGAGCCAAAATCCCCTTAGTAAattagcataaatcttcaaaataaacacaaaattactaacaatgaacatcattaaggagtataaaatgatataaataaatgcAATTACTTATCAAAAACTCTGATATTGTTGTGGTTGTTGTGTTTCTAacgaataaatattaaatacatacatgtgtgattttattttatatatataattcatgtcataatcttaattttttacAACTTAACTACGCATATGTTAATACAAATGTAGGATTTGATTCTATTTGTGTAATGTAGATTGGCTACTCCTCTCCTGTTCAATCAGTAATCCTCACAGACTTGCACCTTTCTACTGCAGAGGTTACCTTACTACTTTACTACTTTTATGTCTAACTACTTTTTATATCTCATTTAATTTAGATTTTGTATATTGGTTGGTTCTTCTTGCTGCAGTTTTCCTTCTTTGGATCAATATTAACAATAGGAGGTCTATTAGGAGCACTTGTATCTGGTAAACTATCCGATTTCATTGGTCGTCGAGGAGTAAGTTTCCTACTATATATTCTGTCCGTCCTACACTTTTCCGTGTCATAGTCTTAGGGGTAGGCTTTAACTAtcggcttaagcttttggttgagttggttcattAATATGATATCGGATGCAATGTGACAGACTGCCATCCCTCATTTCAGTGAAATATTTAGCGCTAATTACGAGGAAAACATGTGTTACATCAACACTTCTAGCACAAAGGGTTCTTGTAAGAAGGcgtgatagagtatatataacatatcctaataTTGATTATTGAATGATAATTTCTCATGAACTTCAGTTGCTATGACACAGACAATGGGGATTTCAAGCATACTCGGCCTCTGTGGGTGGCTTTCCATAGCATATTCACAGGTTTCAGTTTTGCAATAAGCTTTTATTCCACTTGTTATGTGTTCATTTCCGATCAGATatgttagattatataacatatgtTGGGCTtttggttgaggccccaagatatgttatatacttttactcagcttaagttgatgattgAGGCCCTAGGATATATTATACACTCTAATAATATATGATGTTGGTGATACTGTAGGGTGCTATGTCCCTAGATATTGGTAGATTAACGCTTGGTCTAGCAAACGGACTCATTTCTTATGTGGTGATTACCTTTCTATATGTTTGGGAGAGTTCGATACCACAAACTgccaaggaaccaactcaaccaaaaacgtAAGCTGATGTTTGAGGTCACCCGTGTGGATGCAGTACAGGTCCTCCTCATACTTGGCACTGAATATTCCAGTTTAAATGAGTTGGTTCTTTTGGTTGACTTGTTTCCTTGACACTCTAACACAAAACTTTCTACTGATTTGTAAACCGAGTTATATAAAATCAAGAATTGATTTGAACACAGGTTCCAGTGTATATAGCGGAAATTACACCAAAGAATCTTCGAGGTGGATCAGTACTTCTCCATCAGGTAACGATATTCTATACGCATTTACAAGCTTCAGACGTGTATGATGCCTGTGTTCAATTGAAAGACGATTGATTATTCACTTAAACCTCTGATTAAACAGCTATTAACATGCTGTGGGGTAGCAGTTGTGTTCGTTGTTGGCCTTATAACTAGTTGGCGCGTCTTAGCTCTGATTGGTAATCATTTTAGCGACTTATCAATTCGTATCATGTCACAAATTTACACAATATCAATTGGTTTCCTACTGTATTTTAGGTGCTGTTCCATGTATGGTACAGCTTTCAGGATTATGCTTCATTCCCGAGTCTCCTAGGTGGCTGCTAAAGACCGTTTCTGAAGAAGCTTTCGAAGCAGCTTTGAAACATCTAAGAGGAGAACATACCGATATATCTAAAGAGGCAGCAGAAATATTAGTAATGTCTACGTGTTTTCTGTCCTACGCTAATTCGATATATCTAAGAAAATCCATGATTCAGTATTGATTGATTTAACTTCCAGGAATACACAGAAGCTGCAGAAAATTCATCATACAACTTCTTCAGTATGTTCCAAATCAAATACGCGTATGCGCTTATTGTAGGTCCTATAATGTAACAACACATGagtaaattttgttttttaagtttttcgTTCTACGATGATACATGTTCTTCTGATACATAGGTCACACTTGGACTCATGGCACTAGCAGGATTTGGTGGGACATTCGGGATTTTGTTTTACGCAGCTGCAATCTTCGAATCAGCTAGTAAGTTAATAGTCGCCAAAATTACGAATTAAACTCAATCATCACAATTTGATGTTGTCTGTTTCCGATTTTTGACAGGAGTTTCAGGAACTATTGGAACATTAGCAATGGCACTTGTCCAGGTGTTTATGACATTACTACTCGAAACTAAAATCTGCGAGTTTTGTTTTGTTCTTCCTCTGATTAAAGTGCATAAACTTATGCAGCTCCCGCCAACAGTTGCAGGCGTACTTTTGATGGATAAGTATGGTAGACGACCACTTCTACTCGTAAGTGATCAAACAAATCTATGATTTCCGTTGAACTTGTAGTTGTAGATGTACCAATTTTTTATCATGATCAGCTGGGTATGCTCAAAGTTTTCTGCAGGAGGCATGTTCATAGCTTGCTTCTTGGTAGCTCTATCTTTCATGTTAGAGGTATGTTTCTGAAGAAATTATTTAGCCCCTTAATAAAATTCAATTGCTTGCGCGGATTTCTCCTAACCTCTCTTTCAAGAGGGTACGGATATGATTTGTCTGCTACCTCTCCCTCCGGACCTTGACTTTGTGCGGGACACTGTGATGATGACCAATTGACCATGACCATTAATGAAATTCAGTGTTCACTACTGTCATTTCAGTGTATATTCTGATGTACTATATTAACTTGTTGAACAGGCACATGTTTGGACGACAGATTTCAGTCCCTATTTTGCACTTATTGGAATATTGGTATAACAACTTTCAAAACAAAGTTACATTGAAGttcgtgttagagtatataacatatgctTCAACTGATAGTTAAATCCCCAgggtatgttatatactctaacacttcGCAGTGATTTAAACTTACATCGTGGCATGGATTTGTTACAGATATTCGCGGCTACTTATCCAGTAGGCATGGGAGGGATACCATTTGTTATAATGTCAGAGGTATGTAGAAAACTTATCCAAAAGTTAATGTTAAATTAGGTTGAACTCATTGTGAATGCCACCATATTAACGGAGAGACACTAGGaccgaggtgcacacactttataagccaagTAGATACATACTATCCCAAAACCATTTGGCTATGGGAAGGACTccaaataacttataaagtgtgcacgccattttcaatttaacgatgtgggataaaccatcctTCATTATAGTGAGTTTGATGAGATTGACTAAAAAGGAGTCTGTTTTCAGATATTCCCTATAAACATAAAAGGGGCAGCTGGGAGCTTAGCAACTGTAGTGAGCTTTACAAGTTCATGGATTGTTACCTATACATTTAACTTCATGATGCAATGGAGCTCTTCAGGCACGTTTTTCGTGTTTACGAGTGTTAATGTTATCTCCCTGGTGTTCATTGCGAGATTAGTCCCAGAGACGAAGGGCCGAACATTGGAAGAAATACAGGAGCTAACAAGTTACAAGTGCATTTGATGGTACTCTTGAAGATGCATGTAAATTATATGTGTAATggtcattgtgttgaagttattatgATATTGTATGGTATGCTCTCTTTTGGGTGTAACTTATTTGAAGATTTCTTAATTAGTGTTCTTCGGTGTTTTTTTATCTGAACAAGTGAGTAATAATGAGATTAATACAATAACTGAACAGTATATTGAGATTTCGAATAAGAAACATGAAAATGTAGACTAAGGGTGTGTGCGCGAAAAGGGAATTGAGGTTGGGGATTGGAATTTTAGAAAGTTTTAAATTCAAGGAGAATGGGAATTGACAAATATTAAGACTTGAACATGAGTTAAGAATTCAGAAGGGAAAGTCCCTAAAAAAGTTAGGGGAGGATGGTATTTGAGGTTGAGACttagaaaatttataaaaagacaTTTTTGCCCTTAatgaaagtaaaaataaaaaacaggtGCTCTGTcgagagaccgtcttttgtaAAGATAATTCTCAAAAACCCAAcccaaatctaatttaaattaatttaaaagaaaaattgttgtTGAAATCAAAGCGCGCATGTTAAGTgaaatgtgaaaagtcacataatatatttggggtttaTAACATATTACATTTGGTGTTATGCCAACATATAATtgggggttataacataatttatttgggattataacataatacatTTGAATTTATAACCGCCAAATACatgctggtataacaccaaatgtATTACTCCcttcaatttttttcaattgtccaattttcttatttgggcaATTCACCtcaattgtctcatttctattttagaatataatttttgaaCCAAATTGTCCTTAGTACTATTTATATAATTACTAAGACACccttattttaaaaactaaactacACTAATTAACCCCCAATCCTAATTAACTTATAAATCACTCCTTCCCTTTATTAACCTCTCCTCACTCTGATTATATACCCCAACCCAGCTTTGTTCCTTTGATTCACCCATCCTCTTTTTGAAACCCTAGATCTTCATCTTCTCATCTCTTCTTCTTCGATGGCGCTACTGTTCAAGTTGCTGAACCCACTCCCTTTTGAAATCCTAgatcttcatcttctttttctcttcgTCCTTTTAAAGTAGATCTACGTTTTTGATTCTTGCCATCTCCTCTTTCCCGTCGTCTGAGTTTGGCGTTTTTTTTCTAAGAAGATCAGGTAATAGAGTCGTCAAATTCTTCTCTCTCTCATCTTGCACTGAAGTTGTTGTTTGGTGATGGCTTTCTTCTTGGAGAAGAACCATGGACCAGTAAGGATGAAGAAATTTCGGCTATGTTTGATTTGGGACTTGATCTACCTCATGATGACTTTTTTCCTTCATCTGACTCAGAAGATTATGATGGTGAAGATGATGATACTGTTTATGATGTTAAGGGACCCTTCTCTCGTATGTGAAACGGTTATTCTTTCCCCTCTGACTAATGATGTtacattttgtttttgtttttcttgattatgCATGTTTGTATGTGTTCGTCtgtgataattttttatttaggcCAATGAAAGCTCAATGATTTTTGAAAAGAGGGCTTATTAGTTGCTACAAAAATCCATATACATACTCATAGAGTCATAGTGCCACCAATCTTTATGATTTTAGGAGGCAAAGAGTATGTTTATGGATCTCAATGATGAAAACATGTTGCTTTCTGAGAGATGCGcctaaaatgaatttttttttctattaaaaaccccaaaaaattTCCATTAAATATTTAGTCATAAACAGCTTGAATGAATCTACATGATGTTTAACTCTAAACATTTTCATCCACTACAATAAGCCCAAAAGTGTGAATACGAATATTTAACCCAAATGTATGACTGTCCTTGTAACCCTATCCACTGTTGCGGTTGGTTTTGTTGGTGCTGGTTGGTTGCTGTGTTGCTGACTGTTGCTGGTTGGTTGCTGTGTTGCTGACTGTTGCTGAATTTGTGTTGTTGTTGTGGTTGTTGGTTCTGTCGTTTCTTATTGCTCCTGATTTTCCTGATGGCTCAtaatgattgttattgttggttCTGTTGTTTCTTGTTGCTCCTGGTTTTCCTATTGGCTTACAATAATTGTTATTTTTGGTACTGTTGTTTCTTGTTGCTCCTGGCTTTCCTCTAGCTCACAATAATTGGTGTTGTTGGTTCTGTTGTTTCTTGTTGCTCATGGTTTTCCTGCTAGCTCACAataattgttgttgttggttCTAGTGTTTCTTGTTGCTTCTAGTTTTCCTGCTGGCTCACaataattgttattgttgtatCTAGTGTTTCTTGTTGCTCCTGGTTTTCTTGGTGGCTCACAataatttttgttgttgattctAGTGTTTCTTGTTGCTCCTGGTTTTCCTGCTGGCTCACAataattgttgttgttggttATGGTGTTTCTTGTTGCTCCTGGTTTTCCTGCTGACTCACAataattgttgttgttggttATGTTGGTTGATGGAAAATCTCTTGGTCTTCATTTCCCAAGTACAGTAAAGCAACCTCTAAATGATTTACATCCAAATGACGGAGTGACTCATAAATGATTTCTTTCCTAAGTGTTTAATAATCTAATAGTCTCTCTTCCCTAGCTAGTTTGGTTTTGTTCATGTGTGCAATATGGTAGTCAAAACCACCAAGTTTTTTCAGTACCTCAACCGTACATGCTTGTAAGGTTATTCAAATAAACCTTAATATATGGTGTTCTAAAGCTTCAAAAGCACCTGTCACTACCCTAACCAATTGTGTGTAGTTGTATGCTGCTTTCTGGTGTTGTAACGATTGAATAgacctaaaaaaaattaagtctaACACGTTCATATCAGGGGAATTTAGAGGCTGTTGTATTAAATGGATATTGAATTCATCTTGTTTATAGCTTCCCTGAATATTGGATTATTGTCTATAGTGTGTGGTTTTGCATTATCCTGTTGAATGTAAATTGTTTTGCTTGTACCTTCTGGCCATTTATGAAATGTAAATGTAATTTTTCGAggatgtaatttttaattatgtaatttaattaatggcAACTAAGACTTTGtacttttataatttaattaatggctatgaagactttgtatttttaattatgtaattgagcaatttgtaatttttcctcCAAATCTAAACTTAACCAAATTGGAGGGAATAATTAGAGTTTTATCAACTTTATTACCAATACCCACTGCATTACATGGGTGTACTATTCAAGGTGGTCCTTTCACTTTCTCAATATTCGTGTACAATCCAAATGGGACAATTGaaaagaattggagggagtatgttataaccccaaataaatgttataactccaaatataatATGTGACTTTTCATATTCCACTTAACAACCGCATTTCGATTTCAATagcagtttttttttaaattaacataaattagatTTGGGCTGGGCTTTTGAGAGCCGTCTTTACAAACAAAAGccggtctcaagtaagaatttttgaaagaaaaataagacTTAAAAGGACAATTTTGTAAATATAATTAGTTTTAATCTAATTTCttatctatttttattatttgccaaataaggaCATGAGATAAGAACACACAATTTTGGGAGGTGAAAAAATTTTTAGAGCCAATTCGTTCAAAAACATAACAATCAATTGGATAAGAGATGACAAATATATGTTTGAGGGCATGCTTGGattgagtataaatatataatggaaTAAAAAAAGTCGAACTAATAAAATATAGGTAAATAGAGATATAAATTAACTAAATGAGATAATTGTGAAAGAGGTAAAATgagaatttaacaaaaatttagatAAATGAAAAAGGCAAATGATTTCTCTCATATGGAAGATAATTATTCCCTACCTTCTCCTAGGGTAAAATATTGTTATAATGGATTTAAATGACGTTAAATATCATTTTCGGTCTACGTGCTTGAAAATGggcgaataagtacttgctTCGACCATATTTTATTGAAGAAGTTACCCATTAAGTTAATCACGACATCCGTTGTTTGAAAAAATATctttatgatgggtaaaaacgacgttaaagTACTAAACATGCTACCGTTAGTAATTAGGAACGTCAAAGGTGATTAGGGATGGTCAACGAAAGTGAAAGATGATTAGTAACGATCAACGATCATATAGGCTGGTCAAAAGTCATTTGGGTTGGTCAACATTAATTTGGCTTAAATGGTGTagattttgatattttgatGGTTACAATTCACAACCAATAAACTTTAAGCTTATGAACTTGATGactgtaattcacaaattattcataatatttatattgtaaAACACATAAATTGTGCAGAGAATCTATTTAGTGTCATAAAacctaataaaaataaaccaCTGTCTTAataaatttagaaataaaatgTGATATAATAATGTGACTTAATCAAATATGCaatcaaagaaaataagaaatcaATGTACATGATATATAATAGCCAACATGCAATTAATGgaaaatattatcaaaaattacCTAAGGAAATTAATAGAGTTCTAATCACCTACATTGAAAGATTTTAATTCATTGTATCTCTGATTTAAAATTATCCTACAATGAAAAATTGtttcttttaattgtttttttattactacataTGTATGtgctaaatatttaattttatgacATTTACGTGATTTACATGATTATAaatttcattttataatgaCATCTTAtggattatttaattttatctctTATTCAattatctaattttattttatcatcgaTTAGGGAATTACTGTTTTATACTAATTTAAGAAATGAAATGTGATAAAATGTGACTTTACAACTATGCAATCCAAGACATCAATCCAGATAATATGCAATTAATTCAATGAAGATATTAATTACCTGAGGAAATCAATTAAGTTCTTTTACTTTATATAATGTGTGCTTTCTTAAATAGATATATTAACGGTTTTTTCTAACTTATACACTAGTTGTTAGATTTAGACAATAAAATTGGTAACTATATGaaactagtataaaaactcgtACAATACACAAAGTAATTAgcaaaaaagtatatataaatataaattttagaatatatagtatttttaatgaaaaaaattacagTTGTTAATATAAGTATGAATTAAAGTTCGTACTTTTTAAGATAAATTTGGGTAATCTTCATACAATGTTAACGTTATCGtaatgattcttcatcattcttgaaataatttttgattatcatgTATCAATATTGTCTTGATgtgatattttagaaattaaaattttaatgaagaaactttattaattagcaaatacttcaacataaaaagcaaatatatatttcaaaaaaatttaaaaactactTATATATTAAGGAATAAGTTGAAATTAACTTTGttcaaaaattttatcaaatttattgtCTAAATCTATGCACTTGATGCATTGGTTAGAAAATTCGAAATTAATTATACTTTAATAGATCTTTCTATGTACAAGTATCTTAAATAATCATACTACGAAAATTATTTCTTAACTAATCATACTACGAAAATTATTTCTTAACTATTCATACTAAGAAGTCATTTGCTATTTTGGGTATTCCATTTGTTGTTCCAATATACTCCTCTTTCTATTATTAATTCTAATGGCTCCTgtatatttttcactaactttatttttaatatttttatactatTATGTTACGCACATATTGCTcgctaattttataaaaaatatttttttatcagttGTGGTTTCCATTTTATTCTACTAacattcttttaatattttaatgattatGGTCTCCCACATTTttcccattaaatttattattcaataaaataatactcccacctattcactttaaatgtcccatttggttTTACACATTTACCAATGCTCTCTCTCATAGTAactgtaattttcgattttgaaaaactacttggtatttttatttagatcaatcaatcaaaatacgacaaatcagatcaagagaaacaaaatacaccaaatcaaaatgcgagaaaattgtgttaaattgtagtattaggaatatttctcatgttaaacttgaatttaaagtacatatttttttgttaaattgtatttgaaaaatatattttgttaacttcgtatgctttaaatcattagtacaatatcacaacgataaagtttgataataatccgactccgttggaggtccgagaatccgagtcggggcaaacttgaagtatgcataatccgactccgagtggaggtgaactgaaaaaaaagttcgactaaaatccggagcaaagtcggagtatgtataatccgagccgagttcgacccattgccatccctactcaTAATACGAGTGATTGATGAATCGTGTTGAAAAACCAAGTGGAACATTTAATATAAGAGGGAGTATATCCAAtatctaaaagattttattttttaattcccATGAACATTTTTTGTGGGAACTTTATTAAGGAGGGAAACTAGTACTATATACGTCCTTATATGACATCTAATGATTTAAAtgataatatgtatatattggTTTTTCTAACCCATGCATTTGGTTTATAGGTATAgattacaaataaataaatttgttgAAATCGAATTGATATATTcactaaaattttattacaCATGCCAATTGCAGAGGATATTACAAATCATATTTAaacatatttacatattttgtaTATTAAACCTATGCACCTGATGCATAGTCAAAATATGACGagacgaataaaataaaatctcacatgattatgttttttctcgtgtaatattcaaaatatgaaagttaccataaaataataaatagtgcaAAAGTTAGTTTCGTATAAGTAACATAGAACATAAAAAATATACTATTCACATATTTCAATTCTCGTTTAATATATCTAAATGGTTTCACTATTTTTAATTGTTGTGCAATAGCCAATATCTTAGGGACAGATGGAGCAAACTTGATGATTTACTACTCGTATTAGCAATTAATTTTAGGATAAAATCTCGTTAAATTTATGTGCGTTTAAATTTAGGTCTTTTGGTGTACAACTCCAATAGAAAATCAACATGGTTCTCCTTAGTCCTGCCTTCTTCATTCAAACGACTGTCCTCTTCAAACTTATACCCTTAAAGTCTACTGAAAACGACAACAATGGAATAAGCAGACAAATAAAAGGACGTCGAAATTAAAGTTGTTGAGAGTATCTTGTGGTGTACAAATCGACAAAGAAACGATATACTTCACTTAAGAAATGACGGCAGATAATTCAATTCATTATGGAAGAGGACATGAAAAAAGATAATTTGAAGCAGCAACTGCTGAAATGTGCAGAAAATCAACCTTCTGGTTGTAGCAATGGTGATGAGGGCAGTATCACAACTGTTCTCGCCTTCAGTGTCTTTTTTGCTGTTTGTGGTTCCTTTACTGCTGGTTGTACTGTAAGCTTCAATGCTCTATTAAATCCAAATTGTCaattttgtttatgtttttttagcATCATTATATGGATTTTGATGCAAGCTACTGTTTGCGTTTCTATATTGTGACGACTTTTGAGAGTTTTGAATTGAACTTATAATATCGGTAAATGAGTGACATTATTACCAATTTACCATTGTCTTGTAATTAATTTTCCATTTGATGTTTTCCTTGATTTTTCCAAATTATTTTATCTGAACTCATTGGTACCAAAAAAATAGATTGAAGTTGAGGTGAAGACACCCTCAATTGTCAATAAAAAAGAGAACCTAATTCAAATAAGAAAAAGTTATCCAGAATAATTCAAACTTATTTCCTTACGATAAtcctaacttttgattaaccaataatctcaattttaaaatcatttacaTGAGAACATTATTGCCCAGATGATGACCGATTATTGCACTTAATTGCTtcccataaaaaaaataaataatcaaaaaaattaaagataaaagttaatatcaaaaataaacatacttgattttttttagattttcaaatgtttttttttataatttaatttcgaatttacttttttatttattttatgcaaaatgacttgttgCATAGGTACCTTAGTGCATTCTTAGGAAGCACTCTTGAGATTATTCATGCTTAATTAAAAGTTAGGATTATTATAGGGAAATCAGTAAAAGTTTTAATTATTCTAGGTGATTTTTCCTTCAAATAAGTAaacctttaattttttgataaaagGCAAAAATTCGAGGCTTTTAAGCACAGGGCAAAATATGGTATCGCAAtgtattataaaggtttttgaaCTTACAACCTCTGAAATATAGGCCAaggtttttgcactatgctttaCAGACGGAGGGTTATTCTTAAGGGTATATAATTGTGTCAAAAGTTCGAAAAATCTGGGAACTACTTCTTCTGTCTATTAATAGTTGCAACTTCTTTCCCTTCGGAAAGTTATTGTTTAGGAGCAATAGTTCAAAAGTTTGGAATGAAGCACCAATAGAGGCCCTTGTCTTATGGGTTAGTTTTGCAAGTTGAGGA from the Amaranthus tricolor cultivar Red isolate AtriRed21 chromosome 12, ASM2621246v1, whole genome shotgun sequence genome contains:
- the LOC130828494 gene encoding sugar transporter ERD6-like 5; this translates as MKFKFNSNNLKKKKMKVEEQIVEALIKKDEENEKWLKDVTFDLIFSIFVAVSCSFFSGFAIGYSSPVQSVILTDLHLSTAEFSFFGSILTIGGLLGALVSGKLSDFIGRRGTMGISSILGLCGWLSIAYSQGAMSLDIGRLTLGLANGLISYVVPVYIAEITPKNLRGGSVLLHQLLTCCGVAVVFVVGLITSWRVLALIGAVPCMVQLSGLCFIPESPRWLLKTVSEEAFEAALKHLRGEHTDISKEAAEILEYTEAAENSSYNFFSMFQIKYAYALIVTLGLMALAGFGGTFGILFYAAAIFESARVSGTIGTLAMALVQLPPTVAGVLLMDKYGRRPLLLFSAGGMFIACFLVALSFMLEAHVWTTDFSPYFALIGILIFAATYPVGMGGIPFVIMSEIFPINIKGAAGSLATVVSFTSSWIVTYTFNFMMQWSSSGTFFVFTSVNVISLVFIARLVPETKGRTLEEIQELTMFFGVFLSEQVSNNEINTITEQYIEISNKKHENVIESSNSSLSHLALKLLFGDGFLLGEEPWTSKDEEISAMFDLGLDLPHDDFFPSSDSEDYDGEDDDTVYDVKGPFSRM